AAAATCAATTCCTAATTATTGCAATAGCAGTGCTGTTGTTTTTAATTGGTACTATTGGTTTTGTAGATTATTTTTTTTCTAGTAAAGCCAACTTAAAAGGTGCTAAAACACAGCTCGAAAATATCATTAATAAAAAAGAATATAGAGCTTTAAAATTATTAGAAAGTAACACATTTATAAAAAACTCAAATAATTATCAATATTTATACGATATTGGTAACAGATATAACAAAGAGAATATAGCACTTTTTGTATTTAAAAATGATAATTTATGGTATTGGTCGAGTAATGAAATTAGTATAAAAAATGCATCGTACTACAAAGAAGAAAATTTGCAGTTCTTTAAAACAGGAAATGGTTATTATTTAAATATATTTAGAAATATTAATGATTCTATTGATGCATTAATGGCAATTCCTATTTACTACAACTATCCTATTGAAAATAAATATTTGCATTCTGGATATGCCTTTAAAAAAAATATATTTAAAAAAATTGGACTTACTTTTAAAAAAGACAAAGGCACACTACCCATTTATACTTCAAACAATACTTATTTATTTTCTATAGTAGCCGACAATACTTCTAAAGGTTATGTAAACACATTTTTACAAATATTAGAAATATTATTAATTATATTATTAATTATTTACTTAACGCAATGGATACGATTACTTTTTCGTGAAAGGCATACCAAACAAGCACTACTTATTTTATTTTTATCAGTAGTATTTATAGAGTGTTTGTTTAACCAGTTTCCAATATTTTCATTTACGCAAAACAGTACTTTATTTTCAGAAACACTGTATTCTTCAAAGTTTTACGGACATAGTTTAGGTACTTTACTAATACATTTACTGCTAATAGTTTGGTCGTTTTCTTTCATCAGAAATATAGAAGCCAATTGGATAAAAAAAACAAATAAAAACAATTTAATAATAATATTTCCAATAATATTATACTACATACAACTTTTAGTAATTAGTAATATTGTACACAACTCAACCATTAACTTTAATTTTTATCAGTACAACACGCTTGATGTATTTACTTATGTTGGATTATTTGTAATTGGCTTAACTTTTATCATTGTAATACAAATTTTAAATTGGATTTTTTCTATAGAAAGAAAACAAAACATTATTTACTACACCATATTATTTAATGTCATTATTTCCTTTATTTTTTACTATTTCAATGAGTTTTCATCGTTAAAATTTGCTGGATTTACTGTTTTGTGGAACATCACTTTTATTTTTATCTTTTATTTGAAAAATGAAATTTCAGAGAAGTATTATTTCATTTCGTCTTTAATAATGATTGCTTTTATTTCTGTATTCACTACGGTTTTAATTGTAAATAATTCTAATGAAAAAGAATTTAATATACGAAAACATCAACTAAGAGCATTAAACACAGAACGAGATTATGGCGAAGAATTTGAATTGGCAGAAATTGAACAAGAGTTGCTAAATGATAACTTTATTATAAAATACTTTCAAAATCCTTACATTTTCAACTTCGATTTAGAAAATAGAGTAGAACGATATTTTAAATCATTTTCAAAAATATATTTAATTAATGTTTATGCATTCGATATGCAGAACAATCCAATCAAAGGAGCAGTTATCAAATCAAATGAATATTTTAATAAATTAATTAACAACAAAAATACCGACACTATTTCTAGCAACATGTACTATGTTCCATTAAAAGAAACTGGAGAAAAATACATTGGCAAATACGAAATAATTGCAGATTCTACTTTAGTTGGAAATTTATTTGTAGAGTTTATACCTAGAATTTTAAATACTTATAGTGCATATCCAGAGTTATTAATGAACGATAAAAAGTACTACGATGAAGAGTTCGAAAATTTCTCCTACGCCATCTATAGTAAAAATAAACTCATCAAACAATCTGGTGATTATGAATACAGTTTAGTCTATAATTTCGAAGACAAGCATACAACAGAATACATCAGAGATATAAAAAACAATTATATTCATAGTATTAACTTTAATGACAATAAAGTAGTAGTCATTTCAGAACCAATAAAATCACTATGGATTACATTTGCAATTTTTTCATTTATTTTTCTATTTATTCTAATATTATTATTACTAATAGATTTCTTAGGTTTATCTTATCATCTTTGGATAGACACAGCAATCAAAGACTTCTTTATCAACAACACACTACAAAAGCAAATACAAAATGCAATGTTGTTTTTACTTATTTTAGCATTAATATTTATAGGAATAATTTCTTTCGTATATTTTAATAATCAATTTAAAAATCATTACAATCAAAAATTAACAGGCAATATTATAGTCGTTACTAAAAACTTCAAACAACTTTTTAATGAATATTATCCAACTTATGGCAACAATACTTACGATTGGGTACTCAACAATCGACTAAAACAGCGGTCTGATATTTTTGGAATCGACATCAATGCATACAATGCACAAGGCGATTTAATGGCAAGTTCTCAACCAGAAATTTTTAAAACCAAACTCTTGTCCAACAAAATAAATGAAGATGCTTTCTACAATCTCAACTACTTGTACAAATCAAGATATATACAAGATGAACACATTGCCAACTTAGACTATGTTAGTGCATACACAGCCATTTCCGTTGATGGGAAAACACTGGCTTATCTACAATTTCCGTACTACAGTAGAGATAAAAATTTTAGAGCAGAAATATCTTATTTCCTCGTATCATTAATAAATGTATTAGTTATATTACTAATAATATCATCAGTAGCAGCAGTATTTTTATCAAGAAGCATTACCAACTCACTATCTATTATTGCAGATAAATTACAGCAAGTACGACTCAACAAAAAGAATGTTCCTTTAGAATGGAACAGAGATGACGAAATTGGTTTATTGGTAAAACAGTACAATTTAATGTTGGCAGAATTAGAAAAAAGTGCAAAACTCTTATCTAGAACAGAACGAGAAGGTGCTTGGAGAGAAATGGCAAAACAAGTAGCACACGAAATAAAAAATCCGCTAACACCAATGAAACTAAGCATTCAGCACTTGCAAAGAGCTTTGTTAGATGATAGCGACGATGTAAAAGCACTCACCAAAAAAGTAAGTCAACGACTAATTGAACAAATAGACAACCTTACAGATATTGCTTCTGCCTTTTCCGATTTTGCTAAAATGCCAAAAGCAGAAAAAGAAAAAATCGACCTATTGCCTGCTATCATTTCTACTGCCGATTTGTTTAGCGAAACCGAAAACATAACAATCAATCTACAATTACCTACCAAACCATGCTATGCACTTGGCGATAATAATCAGTGGTTGAGAGTTTGTACCAACATTATAAAAAATGCCATACAAGCAATTCCTGAAAACGAAAACGGAATTATAACTATTACATTAATAGAAAAAGAAGATAATTATTTATTGAGTATTGAAGACAATGGAAAAGGCATTGAACAACATCAAGTAGAAAAAATATTTGAACCAAACTTTACTACAAAATCTTCAGGAACTGGATTAGGTTTAGCTATTTGTAAAAATATTATAGAACGAATGGACGGAAGAATTTGGTTTGAAACACAAGTCGATAATTATACTATATTTTATATATCTATACCAAAAATAAATGAATAATATGAATATTGAGAAATCTAAAATCTTATTTGAAAAAGCAAAAACATTAATGCCAGGTGGTGTAAATTCTCCTGTTAGAGCATTTAAATCTGTTGGCGGAACACCTATTTTTATAAAAAAAGGCGTTGGTTCAAAAATTTACGATGTAGATGATAATGAATATATAGATTATTGTT
Above is a genomic segment from Chitinophagales bacterium containing:
- a CDS encoding GHKL domain-containing protein, whose protein sequence is MKKATTKNQFLIIAIAVLLFLIGTIGFVDYFFSSKANLKGAKTQLENIINKKEYRALKLLESNTFIKNSNNYQYLYDIGNRYNKENIALFVFKNDNLWYWSSNEISIKNASYYKEENLQFFKTGNGYYLNIFRNINDSIDALMAIPIYYNYPIENKYLHSGYAFKKNIFKKIGLTFKKDKGTLPIYTSNNTYLFSIVADNTSKGYVNTFLQILEILLIILLIIYLTQWIRLLFRERHTKQALLILFLSVVFIECLFNQFPIFSFTQNSTLFSETLYSSKFYGHSLGTLLIHLLLIVWSFSFIRNIEANWIKKTNKNNLIIIFPIILYYIQLLVISNIVHNSTINFNFYQYNTLDVFTYVGLFVIGLTFIIVIQILNWIFSIERKQNIIYYTILFNVIISFIFYYFNEFSSLKFAGFTVLWNITFIFIFYLKNEISEKYYFISSLIMIAFISVFTTVLIVNNSNEKEFNIRKHQLRALNTERDYGEEFELAEIEQELLNDNFIIKYFQNPYIFNFDLENRVERYFKSFSKIYLINVYAFDMQNNPIKGAVIKSNEYFNKLINNKNTDTISSNMYYVPLKETGEKYIGKYEIIADSTLVGNLFVEFIPRILNTYSAYPELLMNDKKYYDEEFENFSYAIYSKNKLIKQSGDYEYSLVYNFEDKHTTEYIRDIKNNYIHSINFNDNKVVVISEPIKSLWITFAIFSFIFLFILILLLLIDFLGLSYHLWIDTAIKDFFINNTLQKQIQNAMLFLLILALIFIGIISFVYFNNQFKNHYNQKLTGNIIVVTKNFKQLFNEYYPTYGNNTYDWVLNNRLKQRSDIFGIDINAYNAQGDLMASSQPEIFKTKLLSNKINEDAFYNLNYLYKSRYIQDEHIANLDYVSAYTAISVDGKTLAYLQFPYYSRDKNFRAEISYFLVSLINVLVILLIISSVAAVFLSRSITNSLSIIADKLQQVRLNKKNVPLEWNRDDEIGLLVKQYNLMLAELEKSAKLLSRTEREGAWREMAKQVAHEIKNPLTPMKLSIQHLQRALLDDSDDVKALTKKVSQRLIEQIDNLTDIASAFSDFAKMPKAEKEKIDLLPAIISTADLFSETENITINLQLPTKPCYALGDNNQWLRVCTNIIKNAIQAIPENENGIITITLIEKEDNYLLSIEDNGKGIEQHQVEKIFEPNFTTKSSGTGLGLAICKNIIERMDGRIWFETQVDNYTIFYISIPKINE